In Yamadazyma tenuis chromosome 7, complete sequence, the sequence AGCCCCATACACCGAATAGGGTAAAGTATAAAAGGGGGTGAAAATCCCTTGCTCTAGATCCTCCTTCATCAAACACTTGTGGATTTTCACACTTGTAACTACAAACAACAAACCTCACAATTATACTACACTTGTTCATAAGTATAAGCTCACCATTATACTAATCATGggaaagaaagaaagaaaaaacTCTGTCACTGTTGACTTAGAAAATTGCGACAAAATGCAGCACTTGAAACCTATTCCAAAGAGCAGATCATCTTCCATAACCTCCATTGAGAGTAACGGTTCGTTCGAGTCGGTGTTAAGACCTCCTCCAATGAAGgaatttgatgatttaAGAGCATTTGAGGCTTATATTAGAGATGAAACATGGGAAAATGATTTTGACTATTTACATGCCCACTTGAAGTATTATCCTCCATTTATATTGAAGGAATGCCACGAAAACTTAGATAAAGTTAAACCTACGGCCAACAAAAACAGTAGAAAGTTCAAGAGGAATTTGCAACATCATGTGCAAAGACACTTGATGAAAGAAATGGCCATCTGTGGAGGTTACAACATGGACTTCAAGCGGGTTGACGTGCGTGAAACCCCCAAGACCATGGTCTGGACGTACGAGGATAGTACTGACCATGGCTTCAATCccgaagaagaggatgCCTTCAATAGACACTGGAAATTACAGTTAGAAGTTTGCTGCAACAACGAAAACGCTATGGTCGATGTTGATTACAGGGCAATTCCTTTGTGATGCCTGATTAGAGTTGTAACCACATGCCTCGTGCCTGGCTTTGCTGCTGCCCCTATGTTTTGTTTATGTGTTTTTTCACGCCGTTATGTGATTACGATGATTATGTTGAATTTCTATTAGTTTCTGGTCAATAAATATTGCCGATTTAACTTCTTGCCAACGCATCATATGCTGGGGAAGTGGTTTCGTATTCGTTCATGTACTCATTAAAGTGTTGCTCTAGATATTCCAAAATATCTCCACACTCGCTCATCAATGTATGAATACTTGGTGCATCCATAACCGTTTCGGTCACCAATCCAGGTAGGGTGACAAAGAGTCGAAGAAGGTGTTCGAACCCGTATATGTCTCCCAAGTCAACGTCCGCCCCGTGTTCCTTCAAAATTTCCCCATACTGCACTCTCTCATACTTGTACAAAAGAATTAGCTTGACGGATGCTTTGAAATAGACTGCAAGACCACTCATAACTTCTTGTGTAATATTGAACTGCTCTAGTGTCTTGGTTTGTTCTACCTCTTCCAAATATTCTTTGAGTATTATATTGAGTGGTTTTGGAGCAGGAAGTGTAACGATCTTTCTATCCTTAGTAGTAAATTCCCagtcatcaacaagaaggtATTTTAGCTTAGCAGGCATAGGAAGAATCACATcattctttctctttttttGTTTGAGCTCTTCCTTTTCTACctttttcttcaccttGGTGTTGTGCCGATGACGTTTAGAGGGTTTGGGACTTGGCTCTGCcagtttcttcttgctttCATTGTAATCTTCTCTGACACGTCTTCGAAGTCTCATGTTTTCATCATTCAACTCCATGACACGGTCGTTGGCGACCCATTCGTCCCATTTCAGGTTCCATCCCATGTAATGAAGGAGATAGGCATTACACTCGAGCAAGTGTTCTGGGatttcattttcttcaactggcTCATGgtttccttcttcatccaccacAAAGCTTTTACCATATTCATGAGACTTCAAAACCTTGGCCTTATAGATTAAAGGTCCATGGAATGCCAATACCAGGGCATTGGGTTTTAAAACTGGTTCACAATAAGTGG encodes:
- the RGI1 gene encoding Respiratory growth induced protein 1 (COG:S; EggNog:ENOG503P5ZM) — encoded protein: MGKKERKNSVTVDLENCDKMQHLKPIPKSRSSSITSIESNGSFESVLRPPPMKEFDDLRAFEAYIRDETWENDFDYLHAHLKYYPPFILKECHENLDKVKPTANKNSRKFKRNLQHHVQRHLMKEMAICGGYNMDFKRVDVRETPKTMVWTYEDSTDHGFNPEEEDAFNRHWKLQLEVCCNNENAMVDVDYRAIPL
- the EAF3 gene encoding Esa1p-associated factor (COG:B; EggNog:ENOG503NVZW) yields the protein MSTYCEPVLKPNASVLAFHGPLIYKAKVLKSHEYGKSFVVDEEGNHEPVEENEIPEHLLECNAYLLHYMGWNSKWDEWVANDRVMELNDENMRLRRRVREDYNESKKKSAEPSPKPSKRHRHNTKVKKKVEKEELKQKKRKNDVILPMPAKLKYLLVDDWEFTTKDRKIVTLPAPKPLNIILKEYLEEVEQTKTLEQFNITQEVMSGLAVYFKASVKLILLYKYERVQYGEILKEHGADVDLGDIYGFEHLLRLFVTLPGLVTETVMDAPSIHTLMSECGDILEYLEQHFNEYMNEYETTSPAYDALARS